TACGTGCATCGATCTCTTCACCAAACTTGTTAATTATCGTCACCATATATAATCATTGATGTATCCATAGTTGATGGCTTCTGCAAAACTAATAAACACATATGACATATGTATTAAGTAAAACTGTCTTGATTCAGTAAGTAGACAACAAAACAactaaaaatttgaaatttgagttGTACAATAAACATAAAATGAAGGGCAGGGCCGTTTCTACCATAAGGTCACTAAAACACTCTATTGTTTGGGGTCCTATTTTCTCCTaaagatatatgtatatgtatacaatatatataaatgttaaaAAAATCTCATGTATtgataaatttgaaaagaattttttgaatataaaatataataattttttacctcatttaatataaaaatcCTTGTAATAATTAAGAAATGATATATTGTTTAATTAATTGTAGCATTCTTTCTTATGTGGCTATATTTTTTGTTGCCTCATTTATATTCTGACGATTATCATGAaccaatattattatttttgcattTACTTTTTTGTTCCCCCTTCACTATTTTTATTCTCTTAttattgaatattctaaagTTTTTCAAACGGTCAAACCTTCTacattattcaaaatttattattgtgtgtttataaaaaaatcaaatttattttttggtgtttttttcaaatttcaagcacTAAAACTAATTAACAATTCAACATTATTTTAATGTCATGATACCAACTTATCAAATTCAGTGCAATGCAAtttcaatatttatataaactttttaaattttttagtcagtttttgttattttaattttatattatatatttttcattgaaacTTTACACTGTTATATTTTTACTACAGAATATCTGTATATATCCTATCTCTCCAGACCTCATTTGTAGAATTACATCGAGTATATTTATatgttaaataaaaattataagacATTTCTATGAAATTTGGCTTTAGCCTCAAAAGACGCCCGGTAAAGGggcattttttttctttttgaagacGGGGTAAGAATTTTGGATTTGGTGAGACCCATGAGGGGGAGGAAGAGAGGAAAAGGATAAAAACGTGGCGGGGAAAAGGAGTTTTactcaaaataggaaaaaaggTAGAGATACAATTATGGGAGAGAGGGGTTAAAAAGTGGCAATTTAAGGGACGTGACTTGTGGATTTTCTTAAGCAAATAACAGGGAGAATAAAGAGTAAAAAAAGATTtgaaaaaattaggaaaaaagtTAATTAGCATGTCCGGTTTTTTAGAGCGCCACATAGGCGGAATgaagatttatatatatatatataaaatataaaataagataaagaTAGATAGTCTTAAACTTTGTACCgtcttaataatttttaaaatataacctcaaaaaaaataccaatcgatatttttttttcaatttttgaataGGTGTATATCTTGTCGGACTCTTCTTTCGTAATGGTAAAGAAAATAGTATTATTCGAATTGATTTACAAATCACCTTAAATAGTTAAATTTAAGAAGTCAAGTTGATGGATTGGTCGAGcggagagaaaaagaaaatgaatatgTTTAGGTCAATTGTACCTATGAGGCAGGAGTTTAGAAATTAATGATAATGtgttttattatttgttattttatttgtttagcaaatttctattttattgttattttttttaattctatttcGATAACATGTTtttgaattaagaatttatcgaaaataactttttaaaatcACAAAGGAGTAAGATTTGCCTAAACATTTCCTAAAAGTAAAAGACATGTTTTAAATAGAGCACAGATACTACacttgatatgttattgttgatgttgaaCAAAATTATTCCTCACCACGTGCATAATCATTTCCTTTTTCAATCTCGAGACTGTATTTTATCAGTAATTTTTAGAATTAAATGGAGACCAGTTGAAATAGAAATAATGTGAAATTCCTAAGAAAAAGTGGATAAATTACAGGAGTGAATAAGGAAATTGACGTCGAAAAACTCAAACAATAGAGATGTATGCGATAAAATtacaacaaaatcaaaatgaaagacaCCAAACCCAAACTTAAGCAACAACAAAAGATAAATACTCCACAACAACACCAAATGTCTTAATTATGCCTTCTTAGAGCCACAGCAGAGAAAACAACAAGGATAATAAAGATGAATGCTGCAATAAAGGAAGCCACCACCGCGCCGCTCACTCGCTGGCAGAAATCTCCGAACTGTTGGCATATCGCCACCCATTGTGTGGTGGAGTTGCCGTTGTGTGCTAAGTACACTATGGCAGCAGCCGCAGCTGCTGCGGCTGTGGTAAATGCCACCATTACCtgcaacattttttttaaaatcataagttagaaatagTACATAATAAAATGATGGTAATTCTTTCGTCCTCTTTCAAATGCCCCTTTTAAATGTTTTGTTAAttaaaattgatgatttgaattgaatttggacGGATTAGAAATATTGAATTCCTCTTTCAAATTAACAAGAGGTTTCTTATTAGATTTATGTTGTGATCGCTAAAACTTAAATCCTTACGTGTTCTCTATTACTGAACAGGACATGTGCCTGAATTTATGTAATTAAGTTTAATCAAAAGCTTTGTAAAAGACATTACAGAAAagtaatttagtttattttaattACCGTATCAAGAATTAATAgtagaagtttgactccaactAGATGTGGTCGAACAATGCAAACAATGGAGAAAGGAAGTGACAGGACAAGGTATGCACTTGCAATAGCATTCGCTACCACAAAATACCTGAAATCAAATACAACATGAGTCTCAAATATTAACAATATTTAGTTGAAAATGCAACAAAAAATAGgaaatttgaagttgaaattgaaaaaaaaaagtgttttgTGAATTAAAAAATAACGTACGAGAAAGCGGGGAGATCATCATAGCTAGCTTGGAACTGAAAGAACTGAGTGAAAAGAGGAAGAGTTTCATCAGTAGTTCCCATGGTAGTTGCTGCAGCCAGAGTAGTCACAAGGGCACAAACTCGCAAAATGAAGTCGAAAATGGCAACCCCTCTTCGCCATCCTCCTTTTTGATTATGAGAAATGGCTTTTGTGGTAGCTACAATTGGTGCAGCAGAAGAAGATTTTTGCTTGATGGACTCTGTTTCAGACATGTTAATTGCTGTTTCATAGCTAGTGGATTTTGAATCCATAATTGCTACTATATGCTTATAGGGGGATGGATGTATTTGAGATGCTTGAGAGAGGTTCTTTAACAGAAGTAATAATAACTTTTTTGCgttataaaagaaatatgagtAAAGAAGGGGGGATGTATGTATGTAAGATTATAAGTTACTGTTATTTGCGTTATGAATGAATTATGACAAGGACTGGAAATATATGAGTATGGTGGGatgggggtggggggtgggggggggggggggaatggATTAGTTTGAATGAAATGGTTGAGAAATCATATATGGAGGAGTTGTTATAAACcttgtaaaataaaaattatatatgtttCTTGATTGGAAATGAAAAGCaaaactaaaattaattttaaacagAGTGAAACAAAAAATGTACTATACGTCTTGTAGCTGGCCAAGTGTAAATTATGAAGTGTTAGTACATGGGGAAGTACGTAGCTGCATGTTTAATTAGATGGTTGTTACCTATCGTTACATAATGTATTTTGATGAATATGAATACattaataatttaaagaatGAACATGTAAAATATGATAGGGCAAAACTATTATAAAAAAGCAAGACATTTATAGCTGATCAAATGTAATTTGTGAAGTAAAAAGAAATCTGATGCAACTTAGTTATTTGTAATGAGTAgcaaaataaagtttttttcAACTGTAGTGGAGCCAGGTGTAAGTTTCTTTCTAACATTAAAGTTACTAAAGGAATTAAGACctaaaattttgaaagaattcaCACAACTTTACCACTTTAATAATGGTTGATTTTCGAAGTCTTTATTAAATTACACTAAGTTTTTATTCACTTTTATTAGGTGATATTTGATGAGTCGAAGTCAAACATCTTTAAGAGAGTTCCATAAGATAGAAATAAGATTTGCATAGTCTTTATACTCCCCAAACCCCACCTGTGTCACAGgatatgttgttgatatttttatcATCTTTTTTAGCCTTTCTATCAAACTTTTGTCGTGTTAGCCCGCTTCTTGGTGTCTAGCCTAGTTGGTGAAGGAACCTAAAAGTAGTAACTGCTTTGTATTTGTCAACTCTTTGTAGCTGTTGCACTTTTGATTGCACTTTAAATCATGGGAAAGAAGGCAATTGACAGATAATGGATAATTAAATTTATGAATTGCGTTCTCACAAAAAGCTAATAGTATTCATAATTTTACGAAAAGAATGGTAAATGTTCAATTgctacattatatatacatccTATTCTGTCCtccatttaaatttaaattacatataaacATTCTCAAAAGATCTGATGGAGCAGTTCCTTTCATATTGGGATCAAGGCTTTTAAGAGTGGAGCAGTTCATAAACCAAACTTTGATTAGGGGACATGATTTACATAACCCACTCCATTAGAATAACACACAACAAAGACACTATTTAAGTTCTTGGCAGTATATAGATAGCTTTTCTTTCACTTTTGCATTgagaaaagatgaaaataatctaagaaatttaaatgaagaaaatgattCAACCTTTCACATTCAAAGGCTCTCTATTGCTAGATTGCCAATCAATCTAACTAAAGGAACAGGACATTTTGTAACAATATCCAACCTAGCCAAATTTGATCCATGTCCAAAAAGGCACAAGCTGAGTATAGCAAGTTCTTTGATAGACAATCTTGAAGAAAGGAACCCTTGCCAGTATTTAGGATCAAGATCAAAGAAAGCATCAAACAATCTCCTAGTCCCTTTCAAATCAAGCTTCAACAAAGTCTCCATCCCAAATGAATAACATTCTCTAACACATCTTCTATCCAAAGGCCACAAACCATTCCAAACTCTATGGTAAAGTTGAGACCCTCTTATCATTCTAGTTGAACCAAGCCCCTCGACGATGGCCTCAGCTAGTACTGGTGCCAAAGCCATGCTCCTAGCCACCATGTACCCTGTCGATGGATGAACTATCCCCGAATTCCCACCAATTGCCATAACATTTTGAGGAATCCGCGGAAGTGGTCCTCCCATAGGGATCACACATTTCTCTTCCTCAATAACACTTCTCACTTTGATCCCCAAATGCCTTAATCTTGCCACCATCCTTCGTTTCACTTCCATATATGATAACACAGGACGACTCACCAAAGAAGTCTCTTCCAAGAAAactaaattattatcaaatggcATTGCATATAAGAATGTTGGTTCTTTAGCATTATTCACCCTCAAATATGGCTCATTACCTAAATGAGAATCCCTCCAATCCATAAGCACCATTTTATCCAAATCAAATGGATGATTATCCACTTCTGCTAAAATCCCATGAGCAATTTGATAACCATGGTTTCTTGGCTTGTCATACTCTATAAAATCACTAGCAAAGCCACTTGCATCTACAACCAAACTACCCCTTATCTTCCTACCATCATCACAAACAATTGAAGACTCAAATTCTTCATGTTCCACTTTCCAAACTTTGGCTTTATAAAACTTCACTCTGTTTTCAACACAACTATTCAACAATTTCAATTTCAGCTTCTTTCTACTGACTCTACCATATGGTCTTCCCAAATACTTAGTCTTGTGATCATTTATATGAACACAAGTCATAGGCCATCTATGATCTAAACAATCTTCCAATTctaaattctcaaactcatCAACCCAAACACCATAATTATTTGGCCACATGGAAAGTGGTGAAGGGTCAACACAACATACCTTAATACCATATTTAGAAACTTGCTCAGCTAGCCGGAGACCGGCAGGGCCAGCTCCAATGATGATCACGTCGAATTGAGCCCGACCCAAATTAGGATCAACCCATGAGATGTTAACATCTAAAGACTCTGGCTTTGATGTGGGTGCTAAATCAAGAAAGCTACAAAAAAGTTTACTACTTTTGTTTCTGTGATggtattttcttgaatttttttgggtGATGGGATTCAGAAAAGGGAGATTTTGTTGGAAATTAGACCTGTGGGGTGTAGAAGTGGAAAGTAAAGGAGATGGAAAAGGcttgagaagagtttccatTTGAGAAAATGTAAAGATTGATAATGGCTAATTATGGA
This Solanum dulcamara chromosome 8, daSolDulc1.2, whole genome shotgun sequence DNA region includes the following protein-coding sequences:
- the LOC129901088 gene encoding casparian strip membrane protein 3-like; this translates as MDSKSTSYETAINMSETESIKQKSSSAAPIVATTKAISHNQKGGWRRGVAIFDFILRVCALVTTLAAATTMGTTDETLPLFTQFFQFQASYDDLPAFSYFVVANAIASAYLVLSLPFSIVCIVRPHLVGVKLLLLILDTVMVAFTTAAAAAAAAIVYLAHNGNSTTQWVAICQQFGDFCQRVSGAVVASFIAAFIFIILVVFSAVALRRHN
- the LOC129899626 gene encoding neoxanthin synthase, chloroplastic; its protein translation is METLLKPFPSPLLSTSTPHRSNFQQNLPFLNPITQKNSRKYHHRNKSSKLFCSFLDLAPTSKPESLDVNISWVDPNLGRAQFDVIIIGAGPAGLRLAEQVSKYGIKVCCVDPSPLSMWPNNYGVWVDEFENLELEDCLDHRWPMTCVHINDHKTKYLGRPYGRVSRKKLKLKLLNSCVENRVKFYKAKVWKVEHEEFESSIVCDDGRKIRGSLVVDASGFASDFIEYDKPRNHGYQIAHGILAEVDNHPFDLDKMVLMDWRDSHLGNEPYLRVNNAKEPTFLYAMPFDNNLVFLEETSLVSRPVLSYMEVKRRMVARLRHLGIKVRSVIEEEKCVIPMGGPLPRIPQNVMAIGGNSGIVHPSTGYMVARSMALAPVLAEAIVEGLGSTRMIRGSQLYHRVWNGLWPLDRRCVRECYSFGMETLLKLDLKGTRRLFDAFFDLDPKYWQGFLSSRLSIKELAILSLCLFGHGSNLARLDIVTKCPVPLVRLIGNLAIESL